Proteins from one Anaeromusa acidaminophila DSM 3853 genomic window:
- a CDS encoding acyltransferase family protein, giving the protein MFNTVQPSPGKQEVLGKRMYFLDHLRSFIIILVLGYHGALAYMVRGPQWYYVVDTQNSFLFNVIVTISDVFVMPTLFFLAGFFGIRSLLRTGQVVFWRSKLVRIIIPYFAGILLLAPAVNYIYFLSRLDTPPAYLDYWWNIFFGLARQHAHLWFLGVLTVFFLGLSILLRFYKPLECVARQPEIPSNKLIVGFGLATSIAFFSAKQFVDDFTWIMIPNVIMFQPTRCTFYIFYFALGVYAYRKQWFATCGYMPRVKFWLPMAILLGGVYARYRMVLWSKRELTVVMLGNDVLYGFFCLAAVLGLIALFHQRMNYTANLLRKLAGNSYAIYFIHQPILMLSILAMRAYPLPVGIKYMLACFFALVICFLISELALSRLKPFRVTKKRANENEECLKA; this is encoded by the coding sequence TTGTTTAATACAGTGCAGCCGTCTCCCGGTAAGCAGGAAGTGTTAGGAAAGAGAATGTATTTTTTAGATCATTTGCGGTCTTTTATTATTATCTTGGTTTTGGGGTATCATGGGGCGTTAGCCTATATGGTTCGGGGGCCGCAATGGTATTATGTGGTTGATACGCAAAATAGCTTTCTCTTTAATGTTATTGTGACTATTAGTGATGTCTTTGTAATGCCGACTTTATTTTTTCTTGCTGGATTTTTTGGCATTCGCTCATTGTTGCGAACAGGTCAAGTCGTTTTTTGGAGGAGCAAACTAGTAAGGATTATCATTCCTTATTTTGCGGGGATTTTACTTTTAGCGCCAGCTGTGAACTATATTTATTTTTTAAGTCGTTTGGATACGCCGCCAGCGTACTTGGATTATTGGTGGAATATTTTTTTTGGTCTGGCGCGCCAACATGCGCATTTGTGGTTTTTGGGTGTTTTGACGGTGTTCTTTCTAGGATTATCGATCCTCTTGCGTTTCTATAAACCGTTGGAATGCGTTGCTAGGCAGCCCGAGATACCGTCAAATAAACTCATTGTTGGCTTCGGGCTGGCGACAAGTATCGCTTTTTTTAGTGCAAAGCAATTTGTTGATGATTTTACCTGGATTATGATTCCTAATGTGATCATGTTTCAACCGACGCGCTGCACTTTTTATATTTTCTATTTTGCGTTAGGTGTTTATGCGTATCGTAAACAGTGGTTTGCTACTTGCGGCTATATGCCGAGGGTCAAGTTTTGGCTACCAATGGCTATTTTATTGGGAGGTGTTTATGCCCGCTATAGAATGGTCTTATGGTCTAAGCGAGAATTGACGGTAGTCATGCTTGGCAATGATGTATTATATGGCTTTTTCTGTTTGGCAGCCGTATTGGGTTTGATTGCATTGTTTCATCAGCGGATGAATTACACTGCGAATTTATTGCGTAAACTAGCCGGAAATTCTTATGCTATTTATTTTATTCATCAGCCTATTTTAATGTTGAGCATATTGGCGATGCGTGCCTATCCCCTGCCTGTGGGTATAAAGTATATGCTTGCTTGTTTTTTCGCTTTGGTGATTTGCTTTTTGATTTCTGAACTTGCTCTTTCCCGCTTAAAGCCTTTTCGCGTGACAAAAAAGCGGGCTAATGAAAATGAAGAATGCCTTAAGGCATAG
- a CDS encoding helix-turn-helix domain-containing protein, protein MNNLNEIISQNVIRLRKEKNFSFDKLAESSGVSKALLCQIERGDSNPTINTLWKIAVGLGVALGDLLETHEYPLEIVRKKSKPPLIDNDAGLRLWPIFSNSFSPVGIFIAELDSMHTHNSAPHDAYSTEYVFVLEGSLIVTINGRSSNLSEGDTLFFRADQPHHYYNPSPTTTHFQCIFHRQ, encoded by the coding sequence TTGAACAACCTGAACGAAATCATCAGCCAAAATGTAATTCGTTTGCGCAAAGAAAAAAATTTCAGTTTTGACAAACTAGCCGAATCTTCCGGGGTTAGCAAAGCCCTCCTCTGCCAAATCGAACGCGGCGATTCCAACCCAACCATTAATACCCTTTGGAAAATAGCTGTCGGCCTAGGAGTTGCTCTAGGTGATTTATTGGAAACTCATGAATATCCCCTTGAAATTGTACGTAAAAAATCAAAACCTCCACTCATCGACAACGACGCTGGCTTGCGTTTATGGCCGATCTTTTCGAATTCCTTTTCTCCTGTTGGCATTTTCATTGCCGAGCTTGACTCGATGCACACACACAATTCGGCTCCCCATGACGCGTATTCTACTGAATACGTCTTTGTACTAGAAGGATCCTTAATTGTAACTATTAATGGGCGCTCTTCCAATTTATCAGAGGGCGACACTCTCTTCTTTCGAGCCGACCAACCGCATCATTACTACAATCCATCTCCGACCACTACCCATTTCCAATGTATTTTCCATCGACAGTAA
- a CDS encoding methyl-accepting chemotaxis protein, with product MNTLTNMKVSMKLGVLILVAFLSLGIVGFTGYYYLNQASKDIAIMYEKRLIPVRLSVEIASFLRTANGNVLELMLTTDEAKNLELKKAIEERAQGINQNMDSLKKMHLDAKADELLAKMEQAQQKYRAARGPILELALQNKNAEAYVLYSATLEPRANEYVGSVRDYTVHIQKISEQMNADIQAAEAKAIQILIGCILVACIILGFFGWMINKMISHPLRLMVAFCGELAAGDFREKPRKVSRKDEIGQVADALANMRSNLRGILQHVNESTEHVAASSEELTASSEQSAQAANQVAASITDVANGANKQLVAANEASDVVSQMSASIQQVAANTNLVAEQSAQAAGKAKEGGASVEKAVAQMVRVEETVNASASVVAKLGERSKEIGQIVDTISGIAGQTNLLALNAAIEAARAGEQGRGFAVVAEEVRKLAEQSQEAAGRIANMIGEIQGDTGKAVSAMNEGTREVKTGAEVVSDAGDAFQEIVKLVSDVSGQIMEISAAIQQMASGSQQIVETVKTIDGLSKSSAAEAQSVSAATEEQLASMEEIASASQTLASLAQDLQKEVSKFQI from the coding sequence ATGAACACACTGACGAACATGAAAGTGAGCATGAAGTTAGGAGTTTTAATCCTTGTGGCTTTTTTATCGTTGGGGATTGTCGGTTTTACCGGGTATTACTATCTCAATCAAGCCAGTAAAGACATAGCTATTATGTATGAAAAAAGGCTAATTCCGGTTCGTTTGTCTGTTGAAATCGCTTCATTTCTTAGAACGGCTAATGGCAATGTATTGGAATTGATGCTTACAACGGATGAGGCAAAAAACCTTGAGCTGAAGAAAGCGATAGAGGAGCGAGCTCAAGGAATTAACCAAAATATGGACAGTTTGAAGAAAATGCATTTGGATGCTAAAGCGGATGAATTGCTTGCTAAAATGGAACAGGCTCAACAAAAATACCGTGCCGCTAGAGGTCCGATACTAGAGTTGGCTTTGCAAAATAAGAACGCCGAAGCCTATGTGCTATATTCGGCGACGCTGGAGCCGCGAGCGAACGAGTATGTCGGCAGTGTGCGCGATTATACGGTACATATCCAGAAGATATCGGAGCAAATGAACGCCGATATACAAGCTGCCGAAGCAAAAGCCATACAAATTTTAATAGGCTGCATTTTGGTTGCTTGTATAATCCTGGGTTTCTTCGGCTGGATGATTAACAAAATGATTTCTCACCCCTTGCGGCTGATGGTCGCTTTTTGCGGAGAATTGGCCGCTGGCGATTTTCGTGAAAAACCGCGTAAGGTTAGCAGAAAAGATGAAATTGGGCAAGTGGCTGATGCGCTAGCGAATATGAGGAGCAATTTGCGTGGAATCTTACAACATGTCAACGAATCGACCGAGCACGTGGCTGCTTCCTCCGAAGAGCTGACTGCCAGTTCCGAACAATCGGCTCAGGCTGCCAATCAAGTGGCCGCTTCAATTACGGATGTAGCTAACGGAGCGAATAAGCAGCTGGTAGCGGCGAATGAAGCGTCCGACGTGGTTTCTCAGATGTCCGCGAGCATTCAGCAGGTTGCAGCAAATACCAATCTTGTTGCGGAGCAATCCGCACAGGCGGCTGGCAAAGCTAAAGAAGGTGGCGCTTCTGTTGAAAAAGCAGTGGCCCAAATGGTGCGCGTTGAAGAAACTGTTAATGCTTCAGCGAGTGTGGTAGCAAAACTAGGCGAGCGGTCAAAAGAAATTGGACAGATCGTTGACACTATTTCCGGTATTGCCGGGCAAACAAACCTTCTTGCGCTTAATGCGGCAATAGAAGCGGCACGCGCTGGAGAACAGGGGCGCGGTTTTGCGGTTGTGGCGGAGGAAGTACGCAAACTTGCGGAGCAATCGCAGGAAGCTGCCGGCCGAATTGCCAATATGATTGGAGAAATTCAAGGAGATACCGGAAAGGCCGTTTCGGCAATGAATGAGGGAACGCGCGAAGTCAAAACAGGCGCAGAGGTGGTTAGTGATGCTGGAGATGCCTTCCAAGAGATTGTGAAGCTGGTATCGGATGTTTCCGGACAAATCATGGAGATCTCTGCGGCTATTCAGCAGATGGCAAGCGGAAGCCAACAAATTGTGGAAACGGTTAAGACCATCGATGGTCTCAGTAAATCCTCTGCAGCCGAAGCGCAGAGCGTATCCGCAGCTACGGAGGAACAACTGGCTTCTATGGAAGAAATTGCGTCCGCCAGCCAAACGCTGGCATCCTTGGCTCAGGATTTACAAAAGGAAGTTTCAAAATTTCAGATTTAG
- a CDS encoding diguanylate cyclase, with product MKGAIVNFRDITTAWQKQKRDEYLSQHDVLTGAFNRFFFKKRIEEEISWSERYQEPLSMMMLDLDYFKRINDTWGHPVGDFVLKELAQLVRGLIRKTDFLVRLGGEEFIVVMPQTNSGDAVSAAEKIRAHLGNHEYPLVGQITVSIGVAEHVELESFDSWYERVDSAMYRAKENGRNCVASADGQEIRSIASALPKWREEWESGHAGIDKQHRELIEMGKDLYDLSIQGTEPQLVLKQLDQVLQYLEEHIAYEEEILVQTGYPEYARHKEIHDGLIDISFKLRETYTQRRLRPAIFFSFFIDDFIFGHILQEDKDFFPYLRQRN from the coding sequence GTGAAAGGCGCAATCGTGAATTTCCGCGATATTACGACGGCTTGGCAGAAACAGAAGCGTGATGAATACTTAAGCCAACATGATGTCTTAACAGGAGCATTTAATCGGTTCTTTTTTAAAAAACGAATTGAAGAAGAAATATCATGGTCTGAGCGGTATCAGGAGCCGCTTAGTATGATGATGCTTGATTTGGATTATTTTAAAAGAATTAATGATACTTGGGGCCATCCTGTGGGCGATTTTGTGTTAAAAGAGCTGGCCCAGCTTGTTCGTGGTTTGATTCGCAAAACGGATTTTTTGGTGCGCTTAGGGGGCGAGGAATTTATTGTCGTTATGCCGCAGACGAATAGCGGCGATGCAGTTAGTGCAGCGGAAAAAATTCGCGCTCATTTAGGAAATCATGAGTATCCATTGGTGGGGCAAATTACAGTTAGTATTGGCGTAGCGGAGCATGTAGAATTAGAATCGTTTGACAGCTGGTACGAACGCGTGGACAGCGCCATGTATCGGGCTAAAGAAAATGGGAGAAATTGTGTTGCTAGTGCCGATGGGCAAGAAATACGTTCGATTGCAAGCGCTTTGCCAAAATGGAGAGAAGAATGGGAAAGCGGTCATGCCGGCATTGATAAACAGCATCGCGAACTGATTGAGATGGGCAAGGATCTTTATGATTTATCAATTCAAGGAACGGAGCCTCAACTTGTATTAAAACAATTAGATCAAGTACTGCAGTATCTTGAAGAGCATATTGCCTATGAAGAGGAAATTCTGGTTCAAACCGGCTATCCAGAGTATGCGCGGCATAAAGAAATTCACGACGGATTGATCGATATTTCATTCAAATTGAGAGAGACATACACACAGCGCAGATTGAGGCCTGCCATTTTTTTCTCATTCTTTATTGATGACTTTATTTTTGGTCATATTTTACAAGAAGATAAAGACTTCTTTCCGTACCTGAGACAGAGGAATTGA
- a CDS encoding transposase produces MGKKRYTAEQIIVHLREAEILCGQGKTIAETSRQLGVTEQTYYRWRKQYGGMTSSDAKKLKELEKENS; encoded by the coding sequence ATGGGGAAGAAAAGGTATACGGCAGAACAAATCATCGTGCATTTAAGAGAAGCGGAAATCCTGTGCGGACAAGGAAAGACGATTGCTGAAACCTCACGGCAGCTCGGAGTAACAGAGCAAACGTATTATCGTTGGCGTAAGCAATACGGAGGAATGACTTCTTCCGATGCTAAAAAGCTGAAAGAACTTGAGAAAGAAAACTCTC